The genome window GCGACAGCTCGAAAACTGCTCGGGATTATCTATGATACTCTCAAGAATGGATGGGTGTTCGAGGACTTCCCGAATTTTATACTGAAAAATACATAAGTAGATTGTTTTTTATCATAGGAGAAAGAACGAAAGAAAGAGGTTCCCCGCCGGATCCCGCTTTGTAGTGCAGGGGCGCGAAACGGGAAACGCCGCAACTCGCCTCAAGCTCCTCAGTAAGTGAAAACAGGTCGCGCTCGAACAACGGCGTTTCAACCCGTTTCGCTTAGAAAAAGTCGCGGCATAGCGGCGGGGCATAAACGGCCAAAATACGTAACCGCATATTAGAATTGCAGTTGTCTGCCCAACCGCGATACTCCCCGCAGCGGTATGCAATCCGCGAATATTTTTGCTAAAAGCGCGGGAAACCTGTAGAATACGGGATAGCTGAAAAGGAAGGTATATTATGGAAACGATAAAAAAGAACGACGAACCGATCCGCTTATTCAAGTCGGATGCGCTGGAGTTTTTCACGCATATTTCGCCGGTTGTCGTGGCGGTCGTCTGGGCGCCGATCATCGGCCTGTTTGTCACCCTGTCGGCGATCGAATCGTCCGCGGCCGGGCAGATATGGGTCGTTTTCCCGGCGTTTATACTCGGCGCGTTCCTATGGACGTTCTGGGAATATATCCTGCACCGATTTTTATTCCATTATCATCCCAAGTCTGAGGCCGGTAAACGGATCAATTTCCTGTTTCACGGGATTCACCATGCCCAGCCGATGGAGAAGACGCGGCTTGTGATGCCCCCGGTCGTGAGTCTCCCGTTAGGGCTGATTTTCTACGGGCTATATTTTCTGCTGTTCTTCCTCCTGTTCGGGCTGCCGCTATGGG of Brevinematales bacterium contains these proteins:
- a CDS encoding fatty acid hydroxylase, giving the protein METIKKNDEPIRLFKSDALEFFTHISPVVVAVVWAPIIGLFVTLSAIESSAAGQIWVVFPAFILGAFLWTFWEYILHRFLFHYHPKSEAGKRINFLFHGIHHAQPMEKTRLVMPPVVSLPLGLIFYGLYFLLFFLLFGLPLWVKPLFAGTVFGYLCYDITHYATHHFRIKGGYLESVRSHHMKHHASTPDKRFGVTSKLWDLVFGTEPGEAK